A genomic region of uncultured Paludibaculum sp. contains the following coding sequences:
- the infA gene encoding translation initiation factor IF-1, with the protein MSKEDCIEVTGTVVEKFPSGLFSVQLDAERLVLAHLAGKLRRNRIRVLAGDRVTLEMSPYDLTKGRITYRHK; encoded by the coding sequence ATGAGTAAAGAAGATTGCATTGAAGTGACTGGCACGGTGGTGGAAAAGTTTCCCAGCGGGCTATTTAGTGTTCAGTTGGATGCGGAGCGTTTGGTGCTGGCTCACCTGGCCGGCAAGCTGCGCCGCAACCGGATTCGTGTTCTGGCCGGCGATCGCGTCACCTTGGAGATGTCTCCCTATGACCTCACCAAGGGCCGCATCACGTACCGCCACAAATAG